From a single Verrucomicrobiota bacterium genomic region:
- a CDS encoding DUF3309 domain-containing protein — MNIIIVLLVLLLLFGGGGFYLGGPAIGGGLVGLLLLIALIAYFMGGFRSNR; from the coding sequence ATGAACATAATCATTGTACTTCTCGTATTACTCCTTCTCTTCGGTGGCGGCGGCTTTTATCTAGGTGGCCCAGCTATCGGAGGTGGACTCGTCGGTCTGCTCCTGTTGATCGCGCTAATCGCCTATTTTATGGGTGGTTTCCGTTCGAATCGCTAA